A single Drosophila ananassae strain 14024-0371.13 chromosome 3L, ASM1763931v2, whole genome shotgun sequence DNA region contains:
- the LOC6494261 gene encoding uncharacterized protein LOC6494261, whose product MNTTFNVARSLNHCWWLCGQRTSHLVMRSTRAFSYRAVPFLSEQRRQYGDRMTIDDATQAHINRYGKELSRNQAPEDPWSEDNEYTDNFKENLDEMGYEAHCNDRLYIAKNKKREAQRVYEEERASRREEAQKRFHDHFVNQEPELRRRSIHQDPAEHQKRQLEIIENNRRKWMSRAEAQREINTSGITYRMDPRKLEEMEQESMEATRGRVETPVQPPASSPAWLKKKEEDQRRMEEDQYWHKWESCPCSREPETDEQVKPHLRRKKVAVHPPAYPRDNLRRGFHSLPAFRLKPRTILMLRKRRPSSLEKQFHKFARKYRDAWLPEFPELQAQNPMPMPHAPMVPKKKKEDEEKKPKRKGERRTVQPPVFRMTVKTRQPAARPAAPVCSYSGRMRREASTMGPSEYSGRLRHSVSEAGGNFVRSQAH is encoded by the coding sequence ATGAATACGACATTCAATGTGGCCCGATCGCTGAATCACTGCTGGTGGCTTTGTGGCCAAAGGACAAGTCATTTGGTAATGCGTTCCACCAGGGCCTTCAGCTACCGGGCTGTACCCTTTCTCAGCGAGCAACGGCGCCAGTATGGCGATCGCATGACCATCGACGATGCCACCCAGGCCCACATAAATCGTTACGGAAAAGAGCTAAGCCGCAACCAGGCGCCGGAGGATCCTTGGAGCGAGGATAACGAGTACACGGACAACTTTAAAGAGAATCTAGACGAAATGGGCTACGAGGCCCATTGCAACGATCGCCTCTACATCGCTAAGAACAAGAAGAGGGAGGCCCAACGAGTCTACGAAGAGGAGCGGGCGAGCCGACGGGAGGAGGCTCAGAAGCGGTTCCACGATCACTTCGTCAACCAGGAGCCGGAGCTACGCAGGCGCAGCATCCACCAGGATCCCGCCGAGCACCAGAAACGCCAGCTGGAGATTATAGAGAACAACCGCCGTAAGTGGATGAGCCGGGCGGAGGCCCAGCGGGAAATCAACACCTCGGGCATCACCTACCGCATGGATCCCAGAAAGCTGGaggagatggagcaggagagTATGGAAGCGACACGAGGCCGTGTCGAGACACCGGTTCAGCCACCGGCGAGCAGTCCCGCCTGGctgaaaaaaaaggaggaggaTCAGAGAAGGATGGAAGAGGATCAGTATTGGCATAAGTGGGAGAGCTGCCCCTGTTCCCGGGAGCCGGAGACCGACGAACAGGTGAAGCCGCATCTTCGCCGCAAGAAGGTGGCGGTACACCCGCCCGCCTACCCTCGCGACAACCTACGCCGCGGATTCCATTCGCTGCCCGCCTTTCGGCTCAAGCCCCGAACCATTCTTATGCTACGGAAACGCCGGCCCTCATCTCTGGAGAAACAGTTCCACAAGTTCGCGCGCAAATACCGCGACGCATGGCTACCGGAATTCCCTGAGCTACAGGCCCAGAACCCAATGCcaatgccccatgccccaatGGTGCCCAAAAAGAAGAAAGAGGACGAGGAGAAGAAGCCCAAGCGCAAGGGCGAGCGACGCACAGTCCAGCCACCAGTCTTCCGAATGACTGTCAAGACTCGCCAGCCAGCGGCCCGTCCTGCAGCACCTGTGTGCAGCTACTCAGGAAGGATGCGCCGGGAGGCCAGCACCATGGGGCCAAGTGAATATTCAGGAAGACTCCGTCACTCGGTCAGTGAGGCTGGCGGCAATTTCGTCCGCAGCCAAGCTCATTAA